Proteins found in one Sporosarcina sp. FSL K6-3457 genomic segment:
- a CDS encoding IS1182 family transposase has translation MISNQETLNLSPYMAIYDIVVPKDNQLRQINDLVDFSFVYDELKNKYCLDNGRNAVSPIRMFKYLLLKSIFDLSDIDVVERSKYDMSFKYFLDMAPEDPVIDPSSLTKFRRLRLQDVGLLDLLIQKTVEIALDKKLITSKTIIVDATHTKSRYNQLSPKEFLTVNSKNVRKAVYKIDESMKEKFPAKPISNEVKDELAYCKEVIVVIEKEAHLINIPAVREKLNVLKEVVEDYTEQLEYSADPDARVGHKTEDSSFFGYKTHIAISDERLITAAIVTTGEQSDGKYLQELIEKSQETGMEIETVIGDTAYSEKDNIRYAKKNELELVSKLNPQITHGARAKEDEFEFNKDAGMYVCKAGHMAIRKARIGKKNVGKNQSQTYYFDINKCKTCPLREGCYRDGAKSKTYSVTIKSTEHKDQEAFQNSEKFKEKAKSRYKIEAKNSELKHRHGYDVATSAGLFGMQIQGAMAIFAVNLKRIRTLMKESE, from the coding sequence ATGATTTCAAACCAAGAAACGTTAAACCTCAGCCCATATATGGCGATTTACGATATCGTAGTGCCCAAAGATAATCAGCTCCGTCAAATCAATGACCTTGTTGACTTTTCTTTCGTATACGATGAATTAAAAAATAAATATTGTCTCGATAACGGCCGCAATGCAGTGTCGCCGATTCGGATGTTCAAATATTTATTGCTTAAATCAATCTTTGACCTATCTGATATTGATGTCGTAGAACGTTCTAAATACGATATGTCGTTTAAATATTTTCTTGATATGGCACCAGAAGATCCGGTGATTGACCCTAGTTCCTTAACGAAGTTCCGCAGACTTCGTCTTCAGGATGTAGGCTTATTAGATTTGCTGATTCAAAAGACGGTAGAAATCGCATTGGACAAGAAATTAATCACTAGTAAAACCATCATCGTGGACGCTACACATACTAAATCACGTTATAATCAACTGTCACCGAAAGAGTTTTTGACGGTCAATTCGAAAAATGTACGTAAAGCCGTCTATAAAATCGATGAATCTATGAAAGAGAAATTCCCAGCTAAACCAATTTCTAACGAAGTGAAAGATGAATTGGCTTATTGTAAAGAAGTCATTGTAGTGATTGAAAAAGAAGCCCATCTTATCAATATTCCAGCGGTCAGAGAGAAGTTAAATGTATTGAAGGAAGTTGTAGAAGACTACACGGAACAGCTTGAGTATTCGGCGGATCCAGATGCGCGTGTTGGTCATAAAACAGAAGATTCCTCTTTCTTTGGCTATAAAACGCATATTGCGATAAGTGACGAACGACTGATTACGGCTGCGATTGTGACAACTGGTGAACAAAGTGATGGGAAATATCTACAAGAGTTAATTGAGAAAAGCCAAGAAACCGGTATGGAAATTGAAACGGTGATTGGGGATACCGCGTACTCTGAAAAAGATAATATTCGTTATGCGAAGAAAAATGAGCTTGAACTCGTATCGAAATTAAATCCCCAAATCACGCATGGTGCACGCGCAAAAGAAGATGAATTTGAGTTTAATAAAGATGCAGGAATGTATGTGTGTAAAGCTGGTCATATGGCGATTCGGAAAGCGCGTATAGGAAAGAAGAATGTAGGGAAAAATCAAAGTCAAACCTATTATTTTGATATCAATAAATGTAAAACTTGTCCGCTTCGCGAAGGTTGTTATAGGGATGGCGCGAAAAGTAAAACCTATTCTGTTACGATTAAATCGACTGAACATAAAGATCAAGAAGCGTTCCAAAACAGCGAAAAATTTAAAGAGAAGGCAAAGTCTCGCTATAAAATTGAAGCGAAGAATAGTGAATTGAAACATAGACACGGGTATGATGTAGCCACATCCGCGGGTCTATTTGGTATGCAGATACAAGGAGCGATGGCTATATTTGCGGTCAACCTCAAACGGATTAGGACGCTAATGAAGGAATCAGAGTAA
- a CDS encoding basic amino acid ABC transporter substrate-binding protein → MKKTGRFLLFGVLLVSLSVALFGCGTKNSGSSSDGGGDVEGVRKLTVGTDATYAPMESMDEKGNIVGIDIDIVKAIAEAAGFEVEFKNVGWEPLFPAVDNGEVDFAVSSITITEDRQKTYDFSDPYFSANQLILAPEDSSVESFEDLKDKRVAVQINTTGHIVTRGLLGDTSSKIVAAETMPLAITEMINGNADAAVGDNAVIIDYKANNPKVQVKTIEDASFEKEYYGLMVKKGNTEIVDLLNEGIQIIKDNGKLKEITGFDLE, encoded by the coding sequence GTGAAGAAGACAGGGCGTTTCTTGTTATTCGGAGTTCTTTTAGTTAGTTTAAGTGTTGCATTGTTTGGGTGTGGAACAAAGAATTCAGGTTCTTCATCGGATGGAGGAGGAGATGTTGAAGGTGTTCGCAAGCTGACTGTTGGAACTGATGCTACTTATGCACCGATGGAATCAATGGACGAGAAAGGCAATATTGTCGGGATTGACATTGATATTGTGAAAGCGATTGCAGAAGCGGCTGGCTTCGAAGTAGAGTTTAAAAACGTAGGATGGGAGCCACTATTTCCAGCAGTAGATAATGGAGAAGTAGACTTTGCTGTTTCTTCCATTACGATTACGGAAGACCGTCAGAAAACGTATGACTTCTCAGATCCATATTTTAGCGCAAACCAACTCATTCTAGCTCCAGAAGATTCTTCAGTAGAAAGTTTTGAAGATTTGAAGGATAAGCGTGTAGCTGTTCAAATTAATACAACAGGCCATATTGTCACAAGAGGGCTACTAGGGGATACGAGTTCTAAAATTGTAGCAGCGGAAACAATGCCATTGGCGATTACTGAAATGATTAACGGCAACGCGGATGCTGCCGTTGGGGATAATGCCGTTATTATCGACTACAAAGCCAACAATCCGAAAGTGCAAGTGAAAACAATTGAAGATGCAAGTTTCGAAAAAGAGTATTATGGCTTAATGGTCAAAAAAGGGAACACTGAAATTGTTGATTTGTTAAATGAAGGCATTCAAATCATTAAAGACAACGGGAAATTGAAAGAAATCACTGGCTTTGATTTAGAGTAA
- a CDS encoding amino acid ABC transporter permease yields MDFLDIRWDMWEMIWNYRVLFLRGIGVTVALTIIGYLGGIVLGLFIGMGKLSKRKWIYYPCKYYVDFFRGTPLLVQILLIHSAIIPGIFGHSLGPIVSGAVALVLNSAAYNAEIIRAGIQSIEKGQTEAARSLGMTKQIAMKSIILPQAFRRMVPPLGNELIALMKDSSLVTVIAVNDILYAGKVVAGAAQRFWEPYLMAAILYLCLTFILGKLISYVEKRFSNSYVPTKRKNLFSSRRS; encoded by the coding sequence TTGGATTTCTTAGATATACGCTGGGATATGTGGGAAATGATTTGGAATTATCGCGTACTGTTTCTGCGTGGAATTGGTGTTACAGTAGCGCTTACCATTATTGGCTATCTTGGGGGAATCGTCTTAGGTTTGTTCATAGGGATGGGGAAGTTGTCCAAAAGAAAATGGATTTACTACCCTTGTAAATACTATGTGGACTTTTTCCGTGGGACACCATTGTTAGTGCAGATTTTATTAATTCATTCGGCTATCATTCCAGGGATTTTTGGCCATTCACTGGGTCCTATTGTGTCGGGGGCAGTTGCACTGGTGTTAAATAGTGCCGCTTATAATGCAGAAATTATCCGTGCTGGTATTCAGTCGATTGAAAAAGGTCAAACGGAGGCTGCAAGGTCGCTTGGAATGACAAAACAGATAGCGATGAAAAGTATTATTTTACCGCAAGCTTTTCGCCGAATGGTTCCACCACTGGGTAATGAGTTAATTGCCCTCATGAAAGATTCATCACTAGTGACGGTTATCGCTGTAAATGATATATTATATGCGGGTAAAGTTGTAGCAGGAGCTGCCCAGAGATTTTGGGAGCCATATCTTATGGCTGCGATTCTTTACCTATGCTTAACCTTTATTTTAGGAAAGCTAATTTCATATGTGGAGAAACGTTTTAGTAATAGCTATGTTCCCACAAAAAGAAAGAACTTATTCTCATCACGGCGTTCTTAA
- a CDS encoding amino acid ABC transporter ATP-binding protein, with translation MIKVQGLVKSFGKLEVLKGIDYEVKEKEIICVIGPSGSGKSTFLRCINLLEDITAGEVFIDGVKVNDPKTDINAIRKEVGMVFQQFNLFPHMRVIDNITIAPKKIRKMAAADAEKLAHQLLEKVGLADKANVYPEQLSGGQMQRVAIARALAMQPKIMLFDEPTSALDPEMVNEVLDVMKQLAHEGMTMVVVTHEMGFAKEMGDRVLFMDGGYLVEDGTPDQVFNAPKNERTRAFLSKVL, from the coding sequence ATGATTAAGGTCCAAGGGTTAGTGAAATCATTTGGTAAGTTGGAAGTGTTAAAGGGCATTGATTATGAAGTGAAGGAAAAGGAAATTATTTGTGTCATTGGACCAAGTGGTTCAGGAAAAAGTACTTTTTTACGATGCATTAATTTGCTGGAAGATATTACGGCCGGGGAAGTTTTTATTGATGGTGTGAAGGTCAATGATCCCAAAACGGATATTAATGCTATTCGTAAAGAAGTAGGAATGGTATTTCAGCAGTTTAACCTGTTTCCCCATATGCGCGTCATTGATAATATCACGATTGCTCCGAAAAAAATTAGGAAAATGGCTGCTGCGGATGCTGAGAAGCTGGCGCATCAATTGTTGGAGAAGGTTGGACTTGCGGATAAAGCGAATGTCTATCCCGAGCAATTATCAGGCGGCCAAATGCAGCGGGTTGCGATTGCTAGGGCATTGGCCATGCAGCCAAAGATAATGCTGTTTGACGAGCCAACATCGGCACTTGATCCGGAGATGGTGAATGAAGTGTTAGATGTAATGAAGCAGTTGGCGCATGAAGGCATGACAATGGTTGTTGTGACGCATGAAATGGGCTTTGCCAAAGAGATGGGTGACCGCGTGTTATTCATGGACGGTGGTTATTTAGTTGAAGATGGGACACCTGATCAGGTGTTCAATGCGCCGAAAAATGAGCGGACGAGGGCATTTTTGAGTAAGGTGTTGTAA
- the cynS gene encoding cyanase has protein sequence MTNISKEMATEAILLAKRDKGLTFDAIAATVGRHPVWTASAIMGQATMSAEEADKLVNLLELDASISTSLQQIPLKGSLDESVPVDPLLYRFHEILQVYGTTIKGVIHEKFGDGIMSAIDFTMDIDKKEDPAGDRVVVTLNGKFLPYKKW, from the coding sequence ATGACGAATATTTCAAAAGAAATGGCAACAGAAGCGATTTTACTAGCAAAAAGGGATAAAGGATTAACGTTTGATGCGATTGCAGCAACTGTTGGGCGCCACCCAGTTTGGACAGCCTCCGCAATTATGGGACAAGCAACGATGAGTGCTGAAGAAGCCGATAAATTAGTAAACTTATTAGAATTAGATGCATCCATTTCAACTTCACTGCAACAAATACCATTAAAAGGTTCATTGGATGAAAGTGTTCCAGTCGACCCGTTGCTCTATCGCTTCCATGAAATTTTGCAAGTGTACGGTACAACTATTAAAGGTGTCATTCACGAAAAATTTGGCGATGGTATTATGAGCGCCATCGACTTTACAATGGATATCGATAAAAAAGAAGACCCTGCAGGCGATCGTGTCGTTGTTACATTGAACGGTAAGTTCTTACCTTATAAAAAATGGTGA
- the thpR gene encoding RNA 2',3'-cyclic phosphodiesterase codes for MQQHYFIGINIPSTFKDPIEMFKQKYQLETTYKIIPHLEDLHVTLLYLGAVPSELLPLLKTELLKIAARHSTFSMHADGLSYFGSSAGPRVVYLSIGESKALSSLQREIEHTIAKQLDRPISERFIPHVTIAKKRKTTDELAIQKEKIPPIEVSVESFSLFAVHPDQSPKYEAIETFELS; via the coding sequence ATGCAGCAGCATTATTTCATTGGAATTAACATTCCATCCACTTTCAAAGATCCGATTGAAATGTTTAAACAGAAATACCAACTGGAGACAACTTATAAAATAATCCCACATCTGGAGGATTTACATGTGACTTTGCTCTATTTAGGCGCTGTCCCAAGCGAGCTGCTGCCACTGCTCAAAACGGAGCTTTTGAAGATTGCTGCTCGTCATTCGACATTTTCCATGCACGCAGATGGTCTGTCTTATTTCGGCAGCTCTGCTGGACCACGCGTAGTCTATTTATCAATAGGGGAATCAAAAGCATTATCTTCATTACAAAGAGAGATTGAACACACCATTGCCAAGCAATTGGACCGGCCCATTTCAGAACGCTTCATTCCCCATGTGACAATCGCTAAAAAACGCAAGACGACAGATGAGCTTGCTATTCAAAAGGAGAAGATCCCGCCAATTGAAGTGTCAGTCGAGTCATTTTCACTTTTTGCTGTGCATCCGGATCAGTCTCCAAAGTATGAAGCGATTGAAACGTTTGAACTCAGTTAA
- a CDS encoding branched-chain amino acid aminotransferase, giving the protein MGKHKINITLTETKKQKPLSDQLEFGRVFTDHMFIADYTEGQGWGGHRIVPYAPIALDPAATVFHYGQSVFEGMKAYIGEDGKVLLFRPVENMRRMNQSCDRLCMPQFTEQSAIEALEELLVIDKEWIPTAEGTSLYIRPYMIATEPYLGVAPARKYQFIIILSPVGSYYKEGIHPVKILVEDDYVRAVAGGTGMAKTAGNYAAGLRAQEIADRKGYSQVLWLDGVERKYIEEVGSMNAFFKINGEVITPILNGSILEGITRKSIIQLLKHWNIPVVERKISVEEIYEAHRAGTLEEAFGTGTAAVVSPIGELNWRDEKLVVNNGDIGSLSEKLYNELTGIQYGKIADPFDWVVEVTETAKA; this is encoded by the coding sequence ATGGGGAAACACAAAATCAATATTACATTAACGGAAACGAAAAAACAAAAACCATTATCCGATCAATTGGAATTTGGAAGAGTATTTACAGATCATATGTTTATTGCGGATTATACAGAGGGGCAAGGGTGGGGGGGACATCGAATTGTTCCTTACGCACCGATTGCATTAGATCCTGCGGCTACTGTTTTTCACTACGGTCAATCTGTCTTTGAAGGTATGAAAGCTTATATTGGTGAGGATGGCAAAGTGCTTTTGTTCCGTCCAGTGGAAAATATGCGCCGTATGAATCAATCATGTGATCGCTTATGTATGCCGCAATTTACGGAACAAAGTGCAATCGAAGCACTGGAAGAACTGTTGGTGATCGATAAAGAATGGATTCCGACAGCTGAGGGTACATCACTATACATACGTCCATACATGATTGCAACTGAACCGTATTTAGGTGTGGCACCTGCAAGAAAATATCAATTCATCATTATTCTATCCCCAGTTGGATCGTATTATAAAGAAGGCATCCACCCGGTTAAAATTTTGGTTGAAGATGATTATGTGCGTGCGGTTGCAGGCGGAACAGGGATGGCAAAAACGGCTGGCAACTATGCTGCTGGTTTACGAGCGCAGGAAATTGCTGATCGCAAAGGTTATTCACAAGTACTTTGGTTGGATGGTGTGGAACGGAAATACATCGAAGAGGTGGGCAGTATGAATGCCTTCTTTAAGATTAACGGCGAAGTCATTACACCAATCCTGAATGGCAGTATTTTAGAAGGGATTACACGAAAGTCCATCATCCAATTATTGAAGCATTGGAATATTCCTGTCGTCGAACGTAAAATATCAGTTGAAGAAATTTATGAGGCGCATCGAGCAGGTACATTGGAAGAAGCTTTCGGAACGGGAACAGCGGCTGTTGTGTCTCCGATTGGTGAACTCAATTGGCGTGATGAAAAACTAGTCGTCAATAACGGTGATATCGGTAGTTTATCGGAGAAATTATATAACGAGTTAACAGGTATTCAATATGGTAAAATAGCAGATCCATTTGACTGGGTTGTTGAAGTAACTGAAACAGCTAAAGCTTAA
- a CDS encoding catalase: MEGDCVDKSSENTRQIVAGNSKDRQLEQYRVDNFGTKMTTNQALKVSNDEESLKAGVRGPTLMEDFHFREKVTHFDHERIPERVVHARGYAAHGEFELYKSMKEFTAAGFLQEPGTITPVFTRFSNVVGSSGSADTVRDVKGFAVKFYTEQGNYDLVGNNIPVFFIQDGLKFPDLIHAIKPEPHNEIPQASSAHDTFWDFVANNQESANMVMWQMSDRAIAKNFRMMEGFGVHTFRFVNAQGVSRFVKFHWKPLLGVHSLVWDEAQKISGKDPDYQRRDLWESIEHGNFPEYELGVQMINEEDEFMFDFDILDATKLWPEEIVPVQIFGKMTLNRNVDNVFAETEQVAFHPGNVVPGIDFTNDPLLQGRLFSYLDTQLIRLGGPNFTEIPINRPVCPFHNNQRNGYSRQTINVGQISYHKNSLADNTPSTSTAQEGGFVHYAEKVEGRVIQARSESFKDFFSQARLFWNSMSLWEKQHIIDAFIFEVGHVNSRSVRQQVVDMFSHVDREMATLIAEGVGVNPPTGEQSRVTASSPALSQANTIRLPQTLRVGVLIGNDFNGAEVKAAVRTFRNYGVTVDIVGEKLGVLRGTDGLKVMTNATFLTTDPVLFDALYVVGGTASNQAKFNYNIEYFIDEAFKHFKPIGFATTGLPFFEASNAKAGPGIVFATDNPDFDQEFVGAIAQQRFWSREVY; the protein is encoded by the coding sequence GTGGAAGGGGATTGCGTGGACAAATCATCAGAAAATACCCGACAGATTGTCGCTGGAAACAGTAAGGATCGGCAATTGGAACAGTATCGCGTGGATAACTTCGGTACGAAGATGACAACCAATCAGGCTTTGAAGGTTTCGAATGATGAGGAGTCGTTAAAAGCGGGGGTTCGCGGTCCGACGTTAATGGAGGATTTTCATTTCCGGGAAAAGGTGACGCATTTTGACCATGAACGGATTCCAGAAAGAGTTGTCCATGCGAGAGGCTACGCGGCACACGGGGAATTTGAATTGTATAAGTCTATGAAGGAATTTACAGCAGCGGGATTTTTACAGGAGCCTGGAACGATTACGCCGGTATTTACGAGGTTCTCCAATGTGGTAGGAAGCTCGGGTTCGGCCGATACTGTACGAGATGTCAAAGGGTTCGCGGTGAAGTTTTATACAGAGCAAGGAAATTATGATCTTGTGGGGAATAATATCCCGGTGTTTTTCATCCAAGATGGGCTAAAGTTTCCAGATTTGATTCATGCGATTAAGCCTGAGCCGCATAATGAAATTCCGCAGGCTTCCTCTGCGCATGATACGTTTTGGGATTTCGTGGCAAATAATCAGGAATCAGCTAATATGGTTATGTGGCAAATGTCTGACAGGGCGATTGCGAAAAATTTCCGCATGATGGAAGGGTTCGGTGTCCATACTTTTCGTTTCGTCAATGCACAAGGGGTCTCTAGATTTGTGAAGTTTCACTGGAAGCCTTTGCTTGGTGTCCATTCTCTTGTGTGGGATGAAGCGCAAAAAATCTCGGGCAAGGATCCTGACTACCAACGCCGGGATTTATGGGAATCCATTGAACATGGCAATTTTCCGGAGTATGAGTTGGGCGTCCAGATGATTAATGAGGAAGATGAATTCATGTTTGATTTTGATATTTTGGATGCAACGAAACTATGGCCAGAAGAGATTGTCCCTGTTCAAATATTTGGTAAGATGACGCTGAATCGCAATGTAGATAATGTTTTTGCAGAGACAGAGCAAGTAGCTTTTCATCCGGGGAATGTAGTGCCGGGCATTGATTTTACGAATGATCCGTTGCTACAGGGGAGATTGTTCTCTTATTTGGATACGCAGCTCATTCGACTTGGCGGACCGAATTTCACGGAGATTCCAATTAACCGCCCTGTTTGTCCATTTCATAACAATCAGCGCAATGGGTATAGTCGGCAAACGATTAATGTTGGGCAAATCAGCTATCATAAAAATTCACTGGCGGATAATACACCGTCGACTTCTACTGCGCAAGAGGGCGGTTTCGTTCATTATGCGGAAAAGGTAGAGGGCCGTGTTATTCAGGCGCGGAGTGAGTCGTTTAAGGATTTCTTTTCGCAGGCAAGGCTTTTCTGGAATAGTATGTCGCTTTGGGAGAAGCAGCATATTATTGATGCTTTTATCTTCGAAGTGGGTCATGTGAATAGTAGGAGTGTTCGTCAACAAGTGGTCGATATGTTTTCACATGTGGATCGGGAGATGGCTACGCTGATTGCAGAAGGCGTTGGCGTAAATCCGCCAACTGGTGAACAGTCGAGGGTCACGGCGTCATCACCGGCGTTAAGTCAGGCCAATACGATACGGCTTCCACAAACATTGAGGGTTGGTGTATTAATTGGTAATGATTTCAACGGAGCTGAAGTGAAGGCGGCTGTGAGAACGTTTCGAAACTATGGGGTCACCGTTGATATTGTTGGTGAAAAGCTAGGAGTTTTGCGAGGTACAGATGGACTCAAAGTAATGACGAATGCCACGTTTTTGACGACGGACCCTGTGTTGTTTGATGCGTTGTATGTTGTGGGGGGAACAGCGTCGAATCAAGCGAAGTTTAATTATAATATCGAGTACTTTATTGATGAGGCGTTCAAGCATTTCAAGCCGATTGGATTTGCGACAACAGGTTTGCCGTTTTTTGAAGCGTCGAATGCGAAGGCGGGACCGGGGATAGTGTTTGCGACTGATAATCCTGATTTTGATCAGGAGTTTGTGGGTGCGATTGCCCAGCAACGATTTTGGAGTAGGGAGGTTTATTAG
- a CDS encoding HAD family hydrolase, translated as MITTLIFDLDDTLLWDKKSVATAFRKTCERAAQVHDVDPAKLEEAVRLEARELYATYETYAHTQMIGINPFEGLWGTFDDAGESFQKMKEIVPGYRREAWTKGLQRLGIEDVELGSELAELFPEERKKHPFLYEETFSVLDKLKGAYKLALLTNGSPSLQQTKLEITPEIAPYFDHIIISGAFGKGKPDVSIFHHVLETCGVTTDEALMVGDNLMTDILGASRVGMRSVWINREGMELAEGSTPTNEIDNLEKLFPILESLTKEEAIR; from the coding sequence GTGATAACGACACTTATTTTTGATTTAGATGATACTTTGTTATGGGATAAAAAAAGTGTGGCGACTGCGTTTCGCAAGACGTGTGAGCGGGCGGCGCAGGTACATGATGTGGATCCGGCGAAACTTGAAGAGGCTGTTCGATTGGAAGCACGAGAGCTTTACGCTACATATGAAACGTATGCACATACGCAAATGATTGGCATTAATCCATTCGAGGGGCTTTGGGGCACGTTCGATGATGCAGGGGAATCCTTTCAGAAAATGAAGGAGATTGTACCGGGTTATCGCCGCGAAGCGTGGACGAAGGGCTTGCAACGACTTGGGATTGAAGATGTTGAGTTAGGTAGTGAACTGGCTGAATTATTCCCAGAGGAGAGAAAGAAGCATCCTTTCTTATATGAGGAAACTTTTAGCGTGCTAGACAAGCTGAAGGGGGCATATAAGCTTGCTTTGTTAACGAATGGTTCACCGAGTTTGCAACAGACGAAACTTGAGATTACACCTGAAATAGCTCCTTATTTTGATCATATTATTATTTCGGGGGCATTTGGCAAAGGAAAGCCAGACGTATCGATTTTCCATCATGTACTGGAAACTTGTGGGGTCACAACAGATGAAGCGTTGATGGTGGGCGATAATTTGATGACGGATATTTTAGGTGCGTCACGCGTGGGCATGCGTTCGGTTTGGATTAATCGTGAAGGGATGGAGTTGGCAGAGGGTAGTACGCCGACTAATGAGATAGATAATCTGGAGAAATTGTTCCCAATATTAGAGTCGTTAACGAAGGAAGAGGCCATCCGATAA